A window of Maioricimonas rarisocia genomic DNA:
GCCTCAGGTCGATCAGCTGATGACGCTCGAGTGCGCCGGCAACGGCGTGTCGAAAGGCTTCATGGGGGCGATCTACAACAGCCGGTGGACGGGGACGCCACTCGCTCCCCTGCTCGAGGAGTGCGGCCTGAAGGAAGAGGCGCTCGAAGTCGTCTTCATCGGGACTGACCGCAAGGAAGAGACACTCCGCGCGGGAACCAAGCGGGAGACAACCTTCGAAGTTCCCTTCGGTCGCAGCCTGTCGGTCGAGGACGCCATGCGGCCGGAGCTGCTGCTCGCGTACGAACGCAACGGCGAACCGCTTCGGCAGGAGAATGGTGCCCCTCTGCGACTGATCGTGCCGGGCTGCTACGGCATCGCCAACGTCAAATGGCTCAAACGGATCGAGGTCCGCGACCGCCGCTACATGGGCCGCTACATGGCCCGCGACTACGTGACCGTCCGTGGTGAAAAGCGCGGCGACGAGGTGGTCTTCGTCGAAACGTCCGTGCTGGGAATGAACCTCAAGTCGATTGTTGCCCGGGTCACGCGGCAACCGGCGGTGGACGGGATGGTTCCGGTGAAAGCCTACGGTGCCGTCTGGAATGACGGCACGCCGATCGATCGCGTCGAAGTCCGCGTCGACGACGGCGAGTGGCAGCAGGCCACGATCGATGCTGAGCCGTACTCGAAGTACTGCTGGCGATTCTTCTCGATCGACCTGGGACGGCTGTCGCCGGAGAAGCACACGGTGGTCTCGCGGGCCATCGACATCAACGGGCGCGTCCAGCCGACCGCCGAGGATGACGAGATCGCCCTCAAGCGGACCTACTGGGAAGCGTATGAGCAGTGGCCGCGTGAAATCGATCTTTCGGAGGCGTAGAACCTCCGCCGGTAACCGCTGTGTGAGGTTCTGAGCGGCGGACGTCAACCGGAGTGCCTGCCATGCTGAAGAATCAGTTCGGATGGGCACATCTGGGGACGTTTCTGCTGATCTGGCTGGGCTTCACCATCTGGACGTACCTCATTGTGTCGGCGGAGTTCGACGGCAGCCCGTGGACCGACCGGCGCGTGGTGCTGACGACGGTGGCGACGCTGCTCGGGCCCATGACCGGGGCGGTCAGCCGCGATGGCCAAAGCTGCTGTCTGGAGTTTTCGCTGCGGTTGCTTCCCTGGGCGGGGGCATTTCTGCTGGCAGGGATTCTTCCCCAGCTGGTTCGCTGGCCGTTCCAACGGGGAGCGGCGACGCTACGTATTCTGGTGTGGTGCCTCGGATTGACCGGCTGGTTCGCCGGCGGGATCGTGTCGTTCACCCACGCCCTCCTGTGAGGACTGGATGGTGATCCCGCGATGTCTCACTCGCAGTTGATATCCGGATGACCCTGTTCGAACTGGTCATCGGCCTCTCGGTCCTGTCGGCGGCGGTCAGTGGCGCGGTCGCCGGCAGTTCTGCGGGGCTCTTCGCCGCGGTGGCCGGTCTGGTTGCCGGAGGCTTGGTCGGATTCGGCTCCGGAGTGCTTCCGGTGCTGCTGCTCGGCGGTCTGGTGGCCCGATTTGCTCCCCGTGATGACGGAGGCGGTCGTACGGGCCACTCCGCACCGCCCCCATCTGCAGAGGCGCAGGAAGTTCCTTCGCACGTTACCGGACTGTTGGTGCTTGTGCTTGTGCCGGTGCTGTCAGCGCCGGTCTGGATCGCGTACCTCTCCTACCGGTCGGTCGGGTGGTGGTTCGGGACGGGCTGAACCTGGCGGGCGGAAGGCGCCAGAGGGGGACCGGGTCTGTCGGGACATGGCGAATCGGTATCCCGTTTGCTTGATCGACTGCAGGCAGAACGTTCGCGCGGAGGACTCTTCGGTCGTGCCCTTCCGGCACGCTTCGGGCCGCGGAGAGTGCAGATGAGCGCCTTGACCTGCAGGAATAACGAGGAGCCAGCCATGTCGAGTGATCCGGTCCGCAATCCGGCATACGTCTACCGCGTGGCGGTCTTCGCACCGGCCGATGATCCGGCGGAACTGCGCGACGTGCTGATCCGGGTGCTCGGATTGAACGCGGTCGATGCCCAGATCCACGTCCGTGCCGTCCCCGGCCTGCTTCCCGATCGCATGAGCCACGAGAAAGGGGCGGAACTCGTGCAGGCGATCGGCGACCTGGGGCTGACTGCCGAGGTGATCCGTGAAGACGACCTTCCGGTTCTGGACGAAGACCGGCAGGTGCATCACCTGCGGCTGGTCGACGAGGGGCTGCAGACGCTCGGCCTGTCCGGGGAAGTCGAGGCGACGATTTCCTGGGACCAGCTCGACATGTTGAGCATCGGCTATGTGCCGCTCGACGAGCCGGAGCACCGCTACATCACCGACACCACGGCGGTGATCCACAGCGCGCCGACCGGGATGGCGCACCGTTCACTCGACGTGGTCAAGTCGGGACCGGAGGCCTGGATCGTCTACGGGGACAGCGAGCACGGCTTTCGTATCGATCACCAGGAAATGAACTACGAATACATGGGAGAACGAATGAGCACGTCGGCGACGGCGAACTTCCGCCAGTTGGTCGACGATCTGCTCGCCCGCGCCCCCGGTCTGTTCCTCACACCGGCCACGCGGGCCTACGTCGAGCATGGCTTTCGGCGGCATTACGAGTTCGACAGCTCCGAAGAACTCCGGCAGTACACGATGTTCCAGCTTCTGCTCAGGCGTCGGCTGCCTCCTGCGCGCGAGTAGTCGCCGGGGGAAGGCTTGATCGCCGTTGCGTTGACGGCTGCAGTGCGGGGGACCGAAACTGCGGTCTGGCCCGCAGACGTTCGCTCGCCGTTTGGCGTTGCTCGAGACCTCATACCGGGCAGCTGGCCGTCCCGCAGACCTGAAACAGAAGAGTGTGATGACCTCGTTTGCTGCACGTCGCTACGACACCGGAGAACCCGTCCGTATCTCGCTCGAGGGAGAGCAGATTGCCGCTGTCGAACCGATGGGGCCCCTGGAAGATCTGGAGCCGTTGCCGTATGTGGCTCCCGGGTTCTTCGATCTGCAGATCAACGGGCACGGGGGCGTCTGGTTCAGCGATGAGTCGCTCACGAGTGATGCGGTGCTCGAAGTCCTGGCTGCACATTTCCGGTTCGGGGTGACCCGGCTGTGTCCGACGCTGATCACGAATTCCTTCGAGGCGATCCACGATGGCCTGACTGCCATCCGCCAGGCGTGCGAGCGGGAGAAGTGGTCCGACCAGATGGTGGCCGGCTGCCACATCGAAGGTCCCTACATCGCGGCTGAAGACGGACCCCGTGGCGCCCACCCACTGGAGCATGTGCGGGGCTGCGACTGGAGCGAGTTCGAGAAGTGGCAGAAAGCCTCCGGCGGGCGGGTGCGGCTGGTGACGCTGGCGGCCGAGGCAGACGGAGCCGAAGACTTCATCCGGCAGGCAGTCGCTTCGGGCGTCACCGTGGCCATCGGCCATACCGCCGCCACCACCGAGCAGATCACCGCAGCGGTCGATGCCGGGGCGCGGCTGAGCACGCATCTGGGCAACGGGGCGCACGGGACGATGCGGCGGCATCCGAACTACATCTGGGATCAGCTCGGTGAACCGCGGTTGACGGCCAGCATCATCACCGACGGACATCATCTGCCCCCGAGCGTTGTCCGCAGTATCATCTTCGCCAAAGGCACCTCCGGCATCGTGTTGACCTGCGATGCCTCGGGGCTCGCCGGATGCGCACCGGGGGAGTACGACTACCACGGCGGACGATTTGAAGTGCTCGCGGACGGCCCGATCGTCGTTGCCGGTCAACGGCAGTATCTGGCCGGCTCGGGACAGCTGACTGATACCTGCGTCTCCAATGCCGTCACAATGGCTGGTCTTACGCTGGGGCAGGCGTGCGACATGGCGGCGCTCAACCCCTGCCGGTTGCTGGGCATCCCTGTGGTAACGCTCACGCGGGGAAGTCGTGCCGACCTGATTCTGTTCCGCTACGGCGGTTCCGGAACCCGGCTGCAGGTGACCGCGGCGATGCTGGCCGGCGCGCTCCGCTTCGGCGAATTGCCGGGCACATGCTGACCGGGCGGTCGCTGCTCGCCATGCCGTTGCGGTTCGGCGACACGTTGGGGGATTTCAACGGAAAACGTTACAGCCCGTACCGGTTGGTCCGTCCTTTGCAGTGGAGGAGGTTCGGCACGTTGACGGCGTGCGTGGAACCGATACGATAATGTTTTCTTTGCCAATTTCTGGCGAGATGTTGAATGCCCGGATCGCGGGCCGCGTAACGGAAGTTGATTGCCCGTTGCGCTCATGGTCTGCTGGCGACCGGGCCTGACGGGCCGACCGTGGCGGATGACCTCCGCAGCGGGCAGCCGGATCTTTCTCTGGCTGAATCATATCCAGGGTAACTCGCGTTTCATGTCGAATTTGAATCTCGAAGACATCGCGGATCTTGTCGTTGGTCTGCGTCTGGTATCACCCCACGAGCTTTCGGTGGCTCACGGTGAACTCCCACCATCTGCATCCGGAAACGATCTGCTCGAGATTCTCGAACGACGACAGCTGCTGACCGATCTGCAGGCAACCCGTCTCAAGCGGGGCGATCACGACGGTCTGGTCCTCGGGGACTACAAGCTGATGTATCGAAACGCCGCGGGCAGTTTTGCCCGGGTGTATCGTGCCTGCTCGGTCGTTGACGGCTCCATGGTCGGCGTCAAGGTGCTCCGCGAGCGCTGGGCTGCCGACCCCGACATGGTCAAGCTGTTTCACCGTGAAGGTGAGATCGGCATGCGACTGAAGCATGCCAACATCGTCCCGCTGTACCAGGTCGCGGTGCAGGGGAAGTTCCATTACATCGTCATGGAGTTCGTCGAAGGGGGGAACCTGCGGGACTTCCTGAGGATCCGCGGACGACTCGAGCCACTCGAAGCGTGCAAGTACACGCTGCACATGGCACAGGCGCTCGAGTATGCCTTCGGTATGGGGGTCACGCACCGCGATCTCAAGCTGACCAACGTGCTGATGAGCAGTCAGGGCGTCGCGAA
This region includes:
- a CDS encoding sulfite oxidase; translation: MTDTSISRRDILKSGSVAAGLAWLGFLDPSFAFPAQAADEELVPFLNMPRSRPGILDWETLDSWLTPDDQVFSVSHYGNPKVEPDEYQLEITGLVERPKTFTLDELKALPQVDQLMTLECAGNGVSKGFMGAIYNSRWTGTPLAPLLEECGLKEEALEVVFIGTDRKEETLRAGTKRETTFEVPFGRSLSVEDAMRPELLLAYERNGEPLRQENGAPLRLIVPGCYGIANVKWLKRIEVRDRRYMGRYMARDYVTVRGEKRGDEVVFVETSVLGMNLKSIVARVTRQPAVDGMVPVKAYGAVWNDGTPIDRVEVRVDDGEWQQATIDAEPYSKYCWRFFSIDLGRLSPEKHTVVSRAIDINGRVQPTAEDDEIALKRTYWEAYEQWPREIDLSEA
- a CDS encoding N-acetylglucosamine-6-phosphate deacetylase; this translates as MTSFAARRYDTGEPVRISLEGEQIAAVEPMGPLEDLEPLPYVAPGFFDLQINGHGGVWFSDESLTSDAVLEVLAAHFRFGVTRLCPTLITNSFEAIHDGLTAIRQACEREKWSDQMVAGCHIEGPYIAAEDGPRGAHPLEHVRGCDWSEFEKWQKASGGRVRLVTLAAEADGAEDFIRQAVASGVTVAIGHTAATTEQITAAVDAGARLSTHLGNGAHGTMRRHPNYIWDQLGEPRLTASIITDGHHLPPSVVRSIIFAKGTSGIVLTCDASGLAGCAPGEYDYHGGRFEVLADGPIVVAGQRQYLAGSGQLTDTCVSNAVTMAGLTLGQACDMAALNPCRLLGIPVVTLTRGSRADLILFRYGGSGTRLQVTAAMLAGALRFGELPGTC